The DNA window ATTACATGTTCTATatattcatttttctttatatATAACTGTATGTATTTGTTTTctgattattatatatatataaatgtatctatatatacatttttttatatagaaaatatataattctatattttgttctttacaaaaagaatattttaaaaattgaaaatttgaaatttaaaacaactaaaacaatttcatctccactaaatgacctcaaatgaaaattttgtaaacatcaaatttgtagaactcatcaagatgtacaacttatattttggtcatcttttcatttgaccaaatttgaacatttcaaattttgaatttcaataaatgtcaacttcaaataagattttgaaaccttaaatgatttcaaataagaaagtcatgaacatagaagttgttgaacacattactatctacaacttttattttggtcttcttttcatttgaccaaatcgGAATagtgaaattttgaattttaataaatggcaacttgaAACCAGATTTTGAAACCGtaatgatttcaactataaaactcgtgaacataaaagttgttgaactcatcactatctacaacttttattttggtcacttcttcatgtgataaagtattagtaaacattgttctcaaattcacatatgactcatagtttcatgaactatacgagagacatattgattggtgaacaatgtttactgTCATTTTGTCAgacgaagaaataaccaaaataaaaattgtagatcttgatgagttatacaactttggtattcatcacttttttagctgaaatcatttaatgtttgaaaatcaggtttgaagttgtcattttttaaaatttgaaaatttgaatagctcaaactttgtcaaatgaaaagaatgaccaaatcaacatagtaactcGATAGGgattgattttagaaaattttagaaaaaaatcatcacatttaaagttagtacgaggaagaaagactagttacaaattttacccagagattaaaaacaaaaatcacaactgttcatgatgatccatgatgaacaagtgtgatttctctttttaatctgtggctgaagcttgtaactagtttttctccatcatactaactccaaatgtgatggttttttttctaaaattttctaaaatcatgctctatcattttagtctagtcatctatctttgtcactaattttggacaattcaaattttaaatttcagaaaataataacttcaaacctgattttcaaccattaaatgctTTCagctgtaaaagtgatgaataccaaagttgtataactcgtcaagatctccaacttatattttggtcatttcttcatttcataaagtgttaagtgcttattttaagtgtttcaatagtagttTGAACATGTTGTAGTAGTAAtaagtgcatgtttcaagtgtctgcGTGTTACAGTTgctttagtagtaatagagtggatattGCAATAGAtcaatctagatgttgcaaagggtagtcttacacacatgcatagatatagtcacacacacatacataaatatatagtcacacacacacataaaTATATAATCTCACACGCAtgtataaatgaagtcttacaaacacacacacttacacaaacacttcacgttcaacaactagctagcccactgtaATGATTTtttccttgacacctttttgttcccatggcaatatgtctttgggcatgttcttttccacaacaccgatcttcttaggaaagtttataaatagtggcatctcatcgtagttattgtaagatTCTACaacgtccacgccatcaactccgataatgtgctatTTCTCGGAGGCAActacgtgctttgtcttcttcttcagggagaggttactttgtgggtcaggcatatagaaaatttatgcgacacgtgaagcgagcacccaagggtcatcttggtagcctagattctcgaggtccaggactctcaagccgatctcgtttagttggtgttgtttgatccaatgacatcgaaacagggccaccgttatatcccttccatagtcaagttcctatatctcttcaatgatgccaaagtgtTAGATCTTTCGTCCCATTCCATCGAGAACTTTTATTCGAACGCCGCAGTTTTGGTTCACACATTTACTATCATTTGCGTGTGTATAGTACGTATATCCATTAATGtctgtttactaacactttattAAATAAACACTATTTACTAacactttatcaaatgaagaagtgaccaaaataaaggttatagatagtgatgatttcaacaacttttatgttgacgacttttgtagttgaaatcatttaaggttttaaaatcttgtttgaaattgccatttattgaaattcaaaatttgaactgttcaaattttatcaaataaaaagatgaccaaaataaaagttatagatagtgatgtgttcaacaacttttatattcgtcacctttacagctgaaatcatttagtggttgaaaatcaggtttgaagctgtcattttctgaaattcaaaatttgaattgtccaaaattagtgacaaagatagatgaccagactaaaatgatagagcatgattttaaaaaattttaggaaaaaaaccatcacatttggagttagtatgagggagaaaaactagttataagtttcagccacagattaaaaagagaaatcacacttgttcatcatggatcaccatgaacagttgtgatttttctttttaatctctggacaaaatttgtaactagtctttctccctcatactaactccaaatatgatgattttttccCTAAACTTTTCTAAAATCGTGCCCTATCAAGTTattatgttgatttggtcattcttttcgttttaCAAAGTTTGAACcatttaaatttttaaatttaaaaaaaatgataagttctaacatgattttaaaacaccaaatgatttcagctaaaaaagtgatgaataccaaagttgtataactcatcaagatctaaaacttttattttgatcattttttcatctgacaaaatgatagtaaacattattcataaatcaacatgtctctcgtatagtttatgaaacgatgagtgatatgtggatttgtgaacaatatttactaacactttgttaaatgaagaCATGATcaaaacaaagttatagatagtggTGAGTTCAACagcttttatgttcatgacatttctagttgaaatcatttaaagtttcaaaatcttgtttaaagttgtcatttattaaaattcaaaatttgaactgttcaaatttagtcaaatgaaaagataatCAAAATACAAGTTGTAGATAGTAATATgttcaataacttttatgttcatgactttcttattgaaaattatttaaggtttcaaaatcttgtttgaagttgccatttattgaaattcaaaatttaacctTTTCAAATTTTggcaaatgaaaagatgaccaaaatataagttgtacatcttgatgagttctacaactttgatgtttataaaattttcatttgaggtaaTTTATTATCCTAAAATTtattagttgttttgaaattcaaaatttaaaattttaaaatattatttttgtaaagaagaaaatatagaattatatctatatatatatataataaaattgtttatatatatatatttgagtaAACtgcacggccggtccttaaagtattAGATGAGTTTCATGTAGGTCCCCAAACTACAAAATCGCACGTATGCTCTCTTAATGTATTTAAGTGATCTCATCTGGATTCAAAATAGACACGAGGAGGGTTAAAAGTTGACGTGGTCGTCCACGTGGTCAGCCATGTACCCACGCGCTCAAGACATGCTCGCccagcccgccatggccgccgtcggcCACGCTGGCCACAGCGACCCTGACCAACATCGCGCTCGACCTCGTTGCCCCGTGGCCACCCCTCTCCTACCGCCGCACCCTACCTCGGCGACCCATGCACTCGAGCGCTGCCCCAGCACCTCCGCGTACGCACGGCCGCGTGCTCCATCGCCTCTGTGGCTGGCCCTGCCTCGCGGTGCCGCTGCTGCCGCGTTCACGCGTTGCCACTGCCGCTCCTGCATGTTCACTGCATCTCGATTCCAAACAGCAGTAGTAGCTTCCCCCTGTTGCGTGCTCACTACATCTCAATTCCAGAGGGAGAAAGACAAGCGCTTCAAACACGACGATGATCGCGCCGCCCAGCTCTGTTCCATGTTTCTACGTGTTGTTTCTCCCTGTGGTTTCATCATGCTCGGCCGACGATGTTGACTTCATCTACCAAGGTTTCCAGCACGCGCACCTGACCCTGGACGGCTCTGCGTCAGTGCTGCACGGGGGCGCCCTCCAGCTCACCAACGATAGCAACTGCCTTGTCGGCCACGCGTTCCATGGCTCTCCCGTACGCTTCCTCGACGGTGGCGGGAGACCACTGTCGTCGTTCAGCACGGCCTTTGTCCTCGACATCGTCACCGTCGGGAGCGGCAGCGGCCATGGCCTGGCCTTCGTGGTGGCCCCATCCACCGTGCTTCCCGGAGCGGCCCCCGAGGTCTACCTCGACGTCCTCGGCCCAACCACCTACGGCAACCCCGACAACCACATCTTCGCAGTGGAGTTCGACACCGTGCTCGACCTGGAGATGAACGACACCAACGGCAACCACGTCGGCGTCGACGTCCACAGCCTCATCTCCAACGTGTCGGAGCCTGTCGCGTACTACACCAGCGATGGGGATGCCGGCCGAAACACCAAGGTGGTGCCCGTGATGCTGGAGAGCGCGCAGCCAATCCAGGCGTGGATAGACTACAACGGCGGCAGCGGCGTCCTCAACGTCACCGTGGCCCCGGTGTCCGTGGCAGACCGACCTCGCCGGCCGCTGATTTCGACAAAACTCGACCTACGACCGATCTTCAGGGAGGAGATGTACGCCGGCTTCTCCTCGGCGACTGGGAAGCTGGCGAGCTCGCACTACATCTTCGCGTGGAGCTTTCGGACCAACGGGCTCACACAATCCATCAATCTCCGGCGGCTACATGGTGGTCGGTGAACTACTACTATTATCGCACCCTGCCTCGGCGACCCACGCACTCGAGCACTGCCCCAGAGCCTTCGCGTGCTCCGTTGCCTCTGTGGCTGACCCTGCCTCGTGGTTCCGCTGCTATCCTTGCCTCGCGGTGCCGCTGCTGCCGCATTCACGTGTTGCCGCTGCCGCTCCTGCATGCTGCGCCGCGCCAGGCCAAGCCGATGAGGCAGTGCACGTGCGCCCCTCGCCGAGTCATATTCCGTTCGGTCCAGTCGCTACGCGATGACGGTGCCTGGCCCATCTACACCCATGCTGGCATGCTCTCTTAGCCTGGCCGGCCTTGATCGAGCCAGAAACTCGCCGCCCTCACCGCCATCGACGCCGGTAAACACCGCCACCTCCCCGTTTCCAAATTCGCACAACTCAAGGCCTCCTGTTCCAATTCCTTGCACACAACTATGCCCAGTTGTTGTTTAGCCCCTGGAAGGGACCCCGTTGCAAACCATCCACGGTGAGCGATGAATTTTGGAATCTCGCCGCTGCGGTCCGCCACGGTCGAGCGAGCTCCTGCAGCGCTCTCGTGCGTGGGTCATCGGGACGGGGTGGGGCGGCATCTGGCCAAAGGAACATCAGGGGAGGGGTGGCCGTAGGGCGatgtggtcgagcgcgatga is part of the Miscanthus floridulus cultivar M001 chromosome 9, ASM1932011v1, whole genome shotgun sequence genome and encodes:
- the LOC136480404 gene encoding L-type lectin-domain containing receptor kinase SIT2-like; its protein translation is MIAPPSSVPCFYVLFLPVVSSCSADDVDFIYQGFQHAHLTLDGSASVLHGGALQLTNDSNCLVGHAFHGSPVRFLDGGGRPLSSFSTAFVLDIVTVGSGSGHGLAFVVAPSTVLPGAAPEVYLDVLGPTTYGNPDNHIFAVEFDTVLDLEMNDTNGNHVGVDVHSLISNVSEPVAYYTSDGDAGRNTKVVPVMLESAQPIQAWIDYNGGSGVLNVTVAPVSVADRPRRPLISTKLDLRPIFREEMYAGFSSATGKLASSHYIFAWSFRTNGLTQSINLRRLHGGR